The genomic segment tgagagtgaacgtgtgaatttatggagaacattaaaaactattttactataagtcataacgcaacttattttgtatgagttacatacaaatgtcaagccgtgagtacattatgtaaaaactaaaacaatgtacctactgtaatcacaacagtaactgtaatcttttaaaatccaatagttttaatgcttattgattttcgtaaacaaaatatttcatgttatatttcatcaataaagtttcatttgatacttcaatagttttatttttaaccgcaatacatgaaaaggaacggatcataaaaaagtatgacaggtatatttaatctgtgggcggcagacgccatattgtattcagcgccacctactggacaatctagctcggtaccagtttgtttatcgtttaaccaatactagggccgtttcctatctgtctttagacatactctctaagacatactctctaatctgtgcaCTTCACTTCATTATGCGTACCTGTCAGTCAATCGTTTGAAAACAAACATTGAAAAAGTGTTTTATACTTTACTAAATCAtgtcttactttgactttttttgtaataatattgaaaatagtaaacCAGATAACTCGGAAAAAATCAAAGGAACTTGCTACTCCATGTGTCCGCAAGCTGAAGTAACTTTGTAAGTTTGCAACTTTTCCTAACCTACATTTTGTGAAACTACTTAAAATGTTAATGAAAGAGATGCTCTATTaacttgtattttgtagacGCGAAAGAGAAAAGCTAGTTCACGTGTTGGAAGTGGTTGGCGACTCCCGAAAATTGGTAAAATGCTACAGTCGATCGGCGGCAGATTCTAACATGGCAGTACCGCATTTATTGCGCCCTTACAGTGTGCTAAAGGATactgtgcaatatttattgcGTGAGTAAGTAACAGATTAAAGAATACATTAAATTACTAGTCAAGATTTAATTTactattgtttattttcattgGAAAATTTGTGTCTTGTATTGTTTATCTTATTTAGAAATTCCAATATTTCAGTGTAATAAAACGCAAAGGTATATCTTCACTGGTGATGTACGACTTCCTAAATGACCGGCTAAGGGCTGTTCGACAAGATATAACCATACAAAGGTTACCAGCAGCTGAATGTGCCTGCCTCCTAGAACCTATGGTCAGGTTTTATGTGTATTTTGGATACAAGTgagtttcaattttttttctcaatttacTTCTCAAgataaatttatattataataaaattacttgaGACTATTTTCAGCAAGAATAATATCTACAATTAGCTTGATCCAACTATATTTTTTTCAGGTTTATCAATCTCAAGCCTGGAGATTTTGACCAAGTGCTCAATAAGAAATACCTTTTGGAAAGCCTGAAATGGTTCCTGTATTGTTGTGATGTCATAGATCAAACATCCAAAGTTGAAGAAGATTCACTCAACAGTTTCATGTCAAAACTAGATATAAACAAACAAAGCCCAGTCTATGACAGGGTGTTGATGGAGAGTCTGTACATTTTGTGCAATTTGGATGATATTCATCCACTCTTGAGATACATAGGGCTGCCTAAAGAACTAAAAAGGTAATGGGCATCAGTCATCAGTAAAGTTTAACTATGTATCTTAAAATTTCATTAACCATTTTCTATTTCAGGAATCCTACTTTAGAATTAGCTTATAAAACAGCAATTGCTAACTGGAATGGAAACTACATGTTTGTATGTAGTATGATTGAGAAGCTATGCCCACTGTCTTTCTGTGCATTGAGCTCTTATCTTCCAAGCATACAAAGGTAACATTCTGAACCCTGTTATATTTCTAACTTATGTATGACAACAACACAGCAATGTTGCATTAACTTATGTAGCTGTAATATGTTTTACAACAAAAGTGTATATTCAAATGGGCTGTCACAGTACATGATCCTACTGTTCTATTTAATCAATGACTCCTACTGTTATTGTACTGTACTTCTCCCTCCACAAGAACCtaggtatagatgacccacgctgaactgtcccaccaaactcaatgagggctatcgttttagcgctcaccagttagcgccactgtagagtaaggtcctgtcacttgctagtagcgaagacagtggcgccaacttgtgagcgctaaagtggtaggaggactatcgcatttgcacttatcaagatggcgccactgtagagtaaggtcctgtcaatcgccaggggtgccaactgttaagtataaaaacgatagcactcattacaggggggcgctaccatcgttcacctatatggtttccaacatggcagaaatcggaaccagcgatccggtattgacggtggcgccccactgtcaatgtcatggataggacagttcagtattttggaactatatgtaCTCAATTATGCTCTATGCCtgtaattattacttttttaccAGGCTTGGCGTGCGAGTGATGAGCCACGCCTACAGCAGTAAACAGCTCACGGTGCCCGCGTCAATAGTGCGGCGCTGGCTGTATTTCACCAGCGACCACGAAGCGTTGTCTGTCTGCAGGCACTACGGCCTGAAGACCGAGGAGACCCGCGTGAGGTTCAACAAGGCGGACTTTAAGACTGATGCGCCATtggtaaatatacagggtggaaacgataagtgatctcactcgattttttctaaactatgcaagatatcgaaaaactggttactgatcctgaaagtgctttacgagctctatccaacgctaccaataataggttacaaaataaactggatctatccgaaaatacaatgtttccagcttccatacatttagtaaaaccacttaatattaaaaactatacaagctttccaaaaactggttactgatcctgaaagtgcttcacgagctctatccaacggtaccaacaataagttacaaaatagaCTGGGTC from the Ostrinia nubilalis chromosome 5, ilOstNubi1.1, whole genome shotgun sequence genome contains:
- the LOC135071629 gene encoding SAC3 domain-containing protein 1: MSYFDFFCNNIENSKPDNSEKIKGTCYSMCPQAEVTLREREKLVHVLEVVGDSRKLVKCYSRSAADSNMAVPHLLRPYSVLKDTVQYLLRDVIKRKGISSLVMYDFLNDRLRAVRQDITIQRLPAAECACLLEPMVRFYVYFGYKFINLKPGDFDQVLNKKYLLESLKWFLYCCDVIDQTSKVEEDSLNSFMSKLDINKQSPVYDRVLMESLYILCNLDDIHPLLRYIGLPKELKRNPTLELAYKTAIANWNGNYMFVCSMIEKLCPLSFCALSSYLPSIQRLGVRVMSHAYSSKQLTVPASIVRRWLYFTSDHEALSVCRHYGLKTEETRVRFNKADFKTDAPLHQLEKHLLHNEKLNLHNMEEIFITCQ